In Planctomycetaceae bacterium, a single genomic region encodes these proteins:
- a CDS encoding DUF4339 domain-containing protein codes for MYVIRGLLLHGRSCFSSKDRHTTHVQAWRGLSKMTYRYRHSGLECGPVSFRELVLLVAGGELGPDDKVRTDEDRDWKHAIEVPGLFHMAGLADVVEAWTAERSGSHPDRACPSEVLDRWADSRAMEPETTRQPHVQACPHEHGSAESLTESDSESDSTDHPKHPDSMVAAVAAETLESIDHRVSSRLRRTRFFDWIERAFSGANQWLLLRILSVLLAANVAAFGLLKWSETEAQRHPDESQLTSGMRNFPLFGKCSAGQFFFLTVNSMLLAGAAGFAAARGLEAIADD; via the coding sequence ATGTATGTCATTCGCGGATTGCTGCTTCACGGTCGGTCATGCTTCAGTTCAAAAGACCGTCATACAACGCACGTGCAGGCATGGCGGGGGTTATCGAAGATGACGTATCGTTATCGACATTCGGGCCTGGAGTGTGGACCAGTGTCGTTTCGGGAGCTGGTGCTGCTCGTCGCGGGCGGTGAGCTTGGTCCTGATGACAAAGTCCGAACGGATGAGGATCGCGACTGGAAGCACGCCATTGAAGTCCCTGGATTATTCCACATGGCGGGACTTGCGGACGTCGTTGAAGCATGGACGGCTGAACGGTCCGGCAGCCACCCGGATCGTGCGTGTCCCTCCGAAGTGCTCGACAGGTGGGCTGACAGTCGCGCGATGGAACCGGAGACAACTCGGCAACCGCATGTCCAGGCCTGCCCTCACGAACACGGTTCTGCAGAAAGCTTAACGGAATCAGATTCGGAATCCGACTCTACTGATCACCCGAAGCATCCGGATTCGATGGTCGCGGCAGTGGCAGCAGAAACGCTCGAAAGCATTGATCACAGGGTTTCGTCGAGGCTCCGCCGAACGAGATTTTTCGACTGGATTGAACGTGCTTTTTCCGGTGCGAACCAATGGCTGCTCCTCAGAATCCTTTCCGTCCTTCTTGCCGCGAATGTTGCCGCGTTCGGACTGTTGAAGTGGTCTGAGACGGAAGCTCAGCGTCATCCCGACGAAAGCCAGCTCACTTCCGGGATGCGAAACTTTCCTCTGTTCGGCAAGTGCTCGGCGGGACAGTTCTTCTTCCTTACCGTCAATTCCATGCTGCTTGCCGGAGCAGCAGGATTCGCCGCAGCCCGCGGCCTGGAAGCAATCGCAGATGACTAA
- a CDS encoding dihydroxy-acid dehydratase: MHSRTSRTPQQLRSYRYLGPDDLRSFGHRSRQKQSGFDTEEFAGKPVIGILNTWNDLISCHAHFRQRADDIKRGVWQAGGFPVEVPVMGLSETFMKPTSMYYRNFLAMEAEEVLRKRIVSAVRVRI, encoded by the coding sequence ATGCACTCACGCACCAGCCGCACTCCCCAGCAGCTTCGCAGTTATCGTTATCTGGGGCCGGATGACCTGCGTTCGTTTGGGCATCGATCCCGCCAGAAGCAATCCGGGTTTGATACTGAGGAATTCGCAGGTAAGCCGGTGATCGGCATCCTGAACACGTGGAACGACCTCATCAGTTGCCACGCTCACTTCCGCCAGCGAGCCGACGACATCAAACGCGGCGTGTGGCAGGCAGGCGGCTTTCCTGTCGAAGTGCCGGTGATGGGATTGTCTGAAACGTTCATGAAGCCGACGTCGATGTACTACCGCAACTTCCTGGCGATGGAAGCCGAGGAAGTTCTGCGCAAGCGGATCGTCAGCGCTGTGAGGGTGCGAATCTGA
- a CDS encoding tetratricopeptide repeat protein, with product MLEVAIDPFNATHQPHNADETFLALSRAIQRADGFTLLIVVCNEPVQQWELLHQLDAVLAEPALRVSVPTDCDDVLPVVESSLPNDRAVSAVIVTELAAGIRSESPQDAKLQALNHRREEWRAQVPFPVVFWIPEYLLQPLALQAPDFLDWRSGTFLFLKPLATARDYRTGTSDHSPEVWRLTQSERLQRMEQLRELLAALSGRSDHPRDPAAIRWLLELAAHHQQLGQLQECVEIARDQVLPNVPSDDARNRAYACSLIADVLQARGELDEALRIRREEQLPVYERLGDVRAKAVTQGKIADVLQARGELDEALRIRREEELPVYERLGDVRSKAVTQGQIADVLQARGELDEALRIRREEQLPVYERLGDVRGRRSRRGRSRTCCRLGASWTRPSASAARKNCPCSSGSATSARRRSRRG from the coding sequence ATGCTTGAAGTTGCCATCGATCCGTTCAACGCGACACACCAACCGCACAACGCGGACGAGACGTTTCTCGCACTGTCGCGAGCGATTCAGCGGGCTGACGGTTTCACGCTGCTGATTGTTGTCTGCAACGAACCTGTTCAACAATGGGAGCTGCTCCACCAACTGGATGCCGTTCTTGCGGAGCCGGCGTTGCGAGTGTCCGTCCCGACCGATTGTGACGATGTGTTGCCGGTCGTTGAGTCGTCACTTCCGAACGACCGGGCGGTGTCAGCAGTCATTGTGACGGAACTCGCGGCGGGGATTCGTTCCGAGAGTCCGCAGGACGCGAAGCTGCAGGCATTGAATCACCGTCGCGAAGAATGGCGAGCTCAGGTGCCGTTTCCAGTCGTGTTCTGGATTCCGGAATACCTGTTGCAGCCGCTGGCTTTGCAGGCTCCGGATTTTCTGGACTGGCGCAGCGGGACATTCTTGTTTCTCAAGCCGCTCGCTACGGCACGGGATTATCGCACTGGCACGTCCGACCACTCGCCGGAAGTCTGGCGGCTTACGCAGTCCGAGCGTCTGCAGCGAATGGAGCAACTTCGCGAGTTGCTGGCCGCTCTTTCCGGCCGCTCCGATCACCCGCGTGATCCCGCAGCCATCCGCTGGTTGCTGGAACTGGCTGCGCATCACCAGCAACTGGGTCAGCTACAGGAATGTGTGGAAATCGCGCGGGACCAGGTTCTGCCGAATGTACCATCTGACGATGCTCGCAACCGCGCGTACGCCTGCAGCCTGATCGCGGACGTGCTTCAGGCTCGGGGCGAGCTGGACGAGGCACTCCGCATCCGCCGCGAGGAACAACTGCCCGTCTACGAGCGGCTCGGCGACGTCCGCGCGAAGGCGGTCACGCAGGGGAAGATCGCGGACGTGCTGCAGGCTCGGGGCGAGCTGGACGAGGCCCTCCGCATCCGCCGCGAGGAAGAACTGCCCGTCTACGAGCGGCTCGGCGACGTCCGCTCGAAGGCGGTCACGCAGGGGCAGATCGCGGACGTGCTGCAGGCTCGGGGCGAGCTGGACGAGGCCCTCCGCATCCGCCGCGAGGAACAACTGCCCGTCTACGAGCGGCTCGGCGACGTCCGCGGAAGGCGGTCACGCAGGGGAAGATCGCGGACGTGCTGCAGGCTCGGGGCGAGCTGGACGAGGCCCTCCGCATCTGCCGCGAGGAAGAACTGCCCGTGTTCGAGCGGCTCGGCGACGTCCGCTCGAAGGCGGTCACGCAGGGGATGA
- a CDS encoding tetratricopeptide repeat protein, whose product MFERLGDVRSKAVTQGMIADVLQARGELDEALRIRREEELPVYERLGDVREKAVTQGKIADVLQARGELEEALRIRREEQLPVYERLGATRDLLVCRWWIATYLLSETPPATGTRRRNCCVRLTRRRRRWAFRKRNESAKSRNGKGSEVSHKGTKAQRRADGNDRLSVRKIFVPLCLRVRSFSEEVAYER is encoded by the coding sequence GTGTTCGAGCGGCTCGGCGACGTCCGCTCGAAGGCGGTCACGCAGGGGATGATCGCGGACGTGCTGCAGGCTCGGGGCGAGCTGGACGAGGCTCTCCGCATCCGCCGCGAGGAAGAACTGCCCGTCTACGAGCGGCTCGGCGACGTCCGCGAGAAGGCGGTCACGCAGGGGAAGATCGCGGACGTGCTGCAGGCTCGGGGCGAGCTGGAGGAGGCCCTCCGCATCCGCCGCGAGGAACAACTGCCCGTCTACGAACGGCTCGGCGCGACGCGTGATCTACTGGTCTGCCGCTGGTGGATAGCGACGTACCTGCTCAGCGAAACGCCCCCGGCGACCGGGACGAGGCGGCGGAACTGCTGCGTCAGGCTCACGCGGCGGCGGAGAAGATGGGCATTCCGGAAGCGGAACGAATCCGCGAAATCCAGAAACGGGAAGGGTTCTGAGGTCTCACACAAAGGCACGAAGGCACAAAGGAGGGCTGACGGAAATGACAGACTTTCCGTCAGAAAAATCTTCGTGCCTTTGTGCCTTCGTGTGAGATCCTTTTCCGAGGAAGTAGCGTATGAACGATGA
- a CDS encoding GxxExxY protein, producing MAIAWSREYPVPVEFEGVRFEVGFRADLIINGCFIVELKSVEKLFPVHGKQLLTYLKLTGCRLGLLINFGEELLKNGIKRVAN from the coding sequence GTGGCTATCGCGTGGAGCCGCGAGTATCCTGTTCCTGTTGAATTCGAAGGCGTGCGGTTTGAGGTTGGATTTCGGGCCGACCTCATCATCAACGGCTGTTTCATCGTCGAATTGAAGTCCGTGGAAAAACTCTTTCCGGTCCACGGAAAGCAGTTGCTGACGTACCTGAAGCTGACCGGTTGCCGCCTCGGACTATTGATCAACTTCGGCGAAGAACTGCTGAAGAATGGAATCAAGCGCGTGGCGAATTAA
- the thrC gene encoding threonine synthase: MNAAAPHAFQQCIHPACLATYDIGQVLTSCPACGSLLDARYDWDRIPVPASLSEFQSRWSTRLNPLDFSGVWRFRELLGFAPESQIVTIGEGQTILQRNDRLGSIVGMNPGTLFLQYEGLNPSGSFKDNGMTAASTHARMVGAKMTACASTGNTSASLAIYAGVSGHFQCVVFVGSGKIAYGKLSQALDYGAKTLQIRGDFDDALARVREICEKHPIYLCNSVNPFRLEGQKTIMLRVLEGLGWEVPDWVIVPGGNLGNCSAFGKAFLELKELGLIDRIPRLAIINAEGASTLDELVNDSELNWNAGHADRDIIGQFYDTMDAEDRRASTLATAIEINRPVNLVKALRAISVCDGVVRSASDQEIVDARALIAANGFGCEPASGATIAGLRKLREDGTIAASDRVACVLTGHQLKDPDLTVAYHSNNPDLHARKLHPAGVTVTPYANPPVVVDNNEPAILAALGLE, translated from the coding sequence TTGAACGCCGCCGCACCACACGCTTTCCAGCAGTGCATCCATCCCGCTTGCCTGGCCACCTACGACATCGGCCAGGTGCTGACGTCCTGTCCTGCCTGCGGAAGTCTGCTCGATGCTCGCTACGACTGGGACCGTATTCCCGTCCCCGCGTCGCTGTCGGAATTCCAAAGCCGCTGGTCGACGCGACTGAATCCGCTCGACTTCAGCGGCGTCTGGCGGTTTCGCGAACTGCTCGGCTTCGCACCCGAATCGCAGATCGTCACCATCGGCGAAGGGCAGACGATCCTGCAGCGAAACGACCGGCTGGGCTCAATCGTCGGCATGAACCCCGGAACGCTGTTCCTGCAGTACGAAGGCCTGAACCCGTCCGGCAGCTTCAAAGACAACGGTATGACCGCCGCGTCGACTCACGCACGCATGGTCGGAGCCAAGATGACGGCCTGTGCCTCCACAGGCAACACCAGTGCGTCGCTGGCGATCTATGCCGGAGTCTCCGGCCACTTTCAGTGCGTTGTCTTCGTCGGCAGCGGCAAGATCGCCTACGGCAAACTGTCGCAGGCGCTGGACTACGGAGCAAAGACGCTGCAGATCCGCGGCGACTTCGACGACGCTCTCGCGCGAGTCCGCGAGATCTGCGAAAAGCATCCCATCTATCTGTGCAACAGCGTCAATCCGTTCCGACTGGAAGGTCAGAAGACGATCATGCTGCGAGTCCTCGAAGGGCTCGGCTGGGAAGTCCCCGACTGGGTCATTGTCCCCGGCGGCAACCTTGGAAACTGCAGCGCCTTCGGAAAAGCGTTTCTGGAACTGAAGGAACTCGGCCTGATCGACCGCATTCCCCGCCTGGCGATCATCAATGCAGAAGGAGCCAGCACGCTGGACGAACTGGTCAACGACAGCGAACTGAACTGGAACGCCGGCCACGCCGACCGCGACATCATCGGCCAATTCTATGACACAATGGACGCCGAAGATCGCCGAGCCAGCACGCTGGCCACCGCCATCGAAATCAATCGCCCCGTCAATCTGGTCAAGGCACTGCGAGCCATCAGTGTCTGCGACGGCGTCGTTCGCAGTGCCAGCGATCAGGAAATCGTCGACGCCCGCGCTTTGATCGCCGCCAACGGCTTCGGCTGCGAACCAGCCAGCGGAGCCACCATCGCCGGACTCCGCAAACTCCGGGAGGACGGCACCATCGCCGCCAGTGATCGAGTCGCCTGTGTCCTGACCGGCCACCAGCTCAAAGACCCCGACCTGACCGTGGCCTATCACTCCAACAATCCGGACCTGCACGCAAGAAAACTGCACCCCGCCGGAGTCACCGTGACACCGTACGCCAACCCACCAGTCGTCGTCGACAACAACGAACCCGCCATCCTGGCCGCTCTGGGGCTGGAGTAG
- a CDS encoding citrate/2-methylcitrate synthase: MDRPLLSTSHLANGLRRLVADIAAPNGPTGSGLSDVICAESDLISFGDQQIRFCGIDVCELANEHSFESVIWLLLNGDLPTLEELSDACAVMSESAVVEPTASETVAGLPLRTRPLDLLPLSISLISYFDPTPADRTTGATHSRVWRVLAQLPVLFSVAFGQPLDDGRATDPQDGGGLSFAGSLLQVLRSDQRPPSPREEAAMNAVLTCQCLTEMRPACFAARVVGSTVNDVVCALRASASLFVAQLHNDPYQWTAEKLSSFPSPQHAEVWWKSRKSRGMPFGFSGANDDPRPRILKAHCRELLGCATRVRMEAAAARLERLMENDQQQYPTMDWTAARLLALLDVPPERISLAIGMARLAGWAAHAIEHHASGVSLLPSLRYASE; the protein is encoded by the coding sequence ATGGATCGGCCTCTGCTCTCAACATCCCATCTGGCGAACGGACTTCGCCGGCTGGTCGCCGATATCGCGGCTCCCAACGGCCCGACAGGTTCGGGATTGTCGGACGTCATTTGCGCAGAATCCGACCTGATCAGCTTCGGCGATCAGCAGATTCGCTTCTGCGGAATTGACGTGTGCGAGCTGGCGAATGAGCACTCGTTCGAAAGCGTCATCTGGCTGCTGCTGAACGGTGACCTGCCGACTCTGGAAGAACTTTCCGACGCCTGCGCGGTCATGAGCGAATCGGCTGTCGTAGAGCCGACCGCCTCCGAAACGGTTGCCGGGCTGCCTCTGCGGACCCGGCCTCTGGACCTGCTGCCATTGTCGATTTCGCTGATTTCCTACTTCGATCCCACGCCGGCCGACCGGACCACCGGCGCGACTCATTCCCGAGTCTGGCGGGTTCTGGCTCAGTTGCCAGTGCTGTTTTCGGTGGCATTCGGCCAGCCGCTGGATGACGGGCGAGCCACCGATCCACAGGATGGCGGGGGATTGTCGTTCGCCGGTTCACTGCTGCAGGTGCTTCGCAGCGACCAGCGGCCACCGTCGCCGCGGGAAGAAGCGGCCATGAACGCCGTGCTGACCTGCCAGTGCCTGACCGAAATGCGTCCGGCATGCTTCGCGGCCCGAGTCGTCGGCAGCACCGTCAACGATGTCGTCTGTGCCCTGCGAGCCTCCGCGTCGTTGTTCGTGGCTCAGTTGCACAACGATCCGTACCAGTGGACCGCGGAGAAACTGAGTTCCTTTCCATCGCCGCAGCACGCTGAAGTCTGGTGGAAGAGCCGCAAGTCGCGAGGTATGCCGTTCGGATTCTCCGGCGCCAACGACGATCCCCGCCCGCGAATCCTGAAGGCTCACTGCCGCGAACTGCTGGGCTGTGCCACGCGAGTCCGGATGGAAGCGGCCGCAGCACGGCTGGAACGTCTGATGGAAAATGACCAGCAGCAGTATCCGACGATGGACTGGACCGCCGCCCGCTTGCTGGCGCTGCTCGATGTTCCACCGGAACGTATTTCTCTGGCAATCGGAATGGCCCGGCTGGCCGGCTGGGCGGCGCACGCAATTGAGCACCACGCGTCTGGCGTCAGCCTGCTTCCCAGCCTACGCTACGCCAGCGAATAA
- a CDS encoding TIM barrel protein codes for MHIAGSTRSLWDITSAQACMQLQDLGFDKVELWINDDFDQLKVAEVVEDIDAAAAQFREASRVSPVAIFLEQEVEPTEFAAIVEFARRLRVAQLTIEASPLGTPFNTEIDRLRERNAICHQEGVRLSILTRTGLLTQDPHTAVELCQSVKGLGITLDPTYFTCTPRGEVDFEVVYPHVLHCQLRDTSHTELQVPAGLGEIDYNRITSLLRQEKYDRTLSVDLLPRTLAGEERLLELRKLRLLLESML; via the coding sequence GTGCATATCGCCGGTTCAACTCGCAGCCTGTGGGACATCACGAGCGCTCAGGCATGCATGCAGTTGCAGGATCTTGGGTTTGACAAGGTGGAACTCTGGATCAATGACGACTTCGACCAGTTAAAGGTCGCGGAAGTTGTTGAGGACATTGACGCCGCCGCAGCGCAATTTCGCGAGGCCAGCCGTGTGAGCCCTGTGGCCATCTTTCTTGAGCAGGAAGTTGAGCCGACGGAATTCGCGGCGATTGTGGAGTTCGCTCGAAGGCTTCGCGTGGCTCAGTTGACGATCGAAGCGTCGCCGCTGGGAACACCGTTTAACACGGAAATCGACCGGCTGCGCGAACGAAATGCAATCTGCCACCAGGAGGGAGTCCGCCTTTCGATCCTCACAAGAACGGGCCTGCTGACTCAGGATCCGCATACGGCCGTGGAACTCTGCCAGTCCGTGAAAGGTCTGGGAATCACGCTGGACCCCACTTACTTCACGTGTACTCCGCGAGGCGAAGTGGATTTCGAAGTCGTCTACCCGCATGTCCTGCACTGCCAGCTTCGCGACACGTCTCACACCGAACTGCAGGTGCCCGCCGGGCTGGGGGAAATCGACTACAACCGCATCACTTCTCTGCTTCGTCAGGAAAAATACGATCGCACTTTGAGTGTCGATCTGCTACCCCGAACGCTCGCCGGTGAAGAACGTCTGCTGGAACTCCGCAAGCTGCGGCTGCTTCTGGAATCGATGCTGTAG